A single genomic interval of Cydia strobilella chromosome 3, ilCydStro3.1, whole genome shotgun sequence harbors:
- the LOC134755822 gene encoding inactive CLIP domain-containing serine protease A28 isoform X2, whose protein sequence is MCLWLLTACLGMLPTNSPPTNVIVVGAPPPPILVPTTTTTTTASPNVTGPPPPPMNMTGGPPMNMTNGGGGGGGGGGGGGGGPPTIAPTVPPATIGMPSIDPRLGTTPAPSAALQVPPIIGYSAQVPSYNTAVRFPRERRSIKLNTISTNKLDRLGMVNTAGHRIRKRQAGCRCVAAGTCTNNGTNAGAGLIDIRIVTPGGGSGTTCPTGQVLCCGTSTTVIACGTLQTVPATAITPAAGQANFGEYPWQALILTKQNDYIAGGVLIDQFNVLTVTHRLSTYVVSGTAPNVKVRLGDWDAAGTYEPVPYQEYTVAKVFSHPSFNPTTLQYDITVLRLSTPVPLTPMTGSVNTINRACLPASNAATYTGQRCWVSGWGKNMFGLQGQYQQILKKVDVPIVDPATCQTQMQAARLGPSFALDTTSFICAGGEANKDACTGDGGSGLVCQVNGQWVVAGLVAWGLGCANANVPAAYVNVAALLPWIQTQVATA, encoded by the exons ATGTGTTTGTGGCTTTTGACTGCATGTTTGGGTATGCTGCCCACCAACTCGCCCCCTACAAACGTCATTGTTGTGGGAGCTCCTCCGCCTCCTATACTTGTGCCTACAACGACAACAACAACCACAGCGAGCCCTAATGTGACCGGACCTCCTCCTCCTCCAATGAACATGACTGGAGGACCTCCGATGAACATGACAAAtggcggtggtggtggtggcggtggtggtggtggtggtggtggtggtccgCCCACCATCGCTCCTACAGTTCCGCCGGCAACAATAG GCATGCCGTCGATCGATCCGCGACTTGGCACCACCCCAGCGCCGTCGGCGGCGTTGCAGGTGCCACCGATTATAGGATACAGTGCTCAAGTGCCGTCTTACAACACCGCTGTGAGATTCCCGAGGGAGCGAAGGAGTATTAAATTAAACACGATTTCTACCAATAAATTGGACAGATTAGGCATGGTGAATACTGCCGGTCATCGAATTCGCAAAAGACAAGCAGGTTGTAGGTGCGTAGCAGCAGGCACTTGCACCAATAATGGAACTAATGCTGGAGCCGGTTTGATTGATATTAGAATTGTAACTCCG GGAGGTGGATCAGGAACGACTTGTCCTACCGGGCAAGTACTCTGTTGTGGCACCTCGACTACAGTGATAGCATGCGGCACTTTGCAGACAGTACCCGCCACAGCGATCACTCCAGCCGCTGGTCAGGCCAATTTCGGAGAATATCCATGGCAG GCactaattttaacaaaacagaACGATTACATCGCTGGAGGTGTGCTAATTGATCAGTTCAATGTTTTAACAGTGACTCACCGACTATCTACATACGT TGTATCAGGCACAGCTCCTAACGTCAAGGTGCGTTTGGGTGACTGGGACGCCGCCGGGACCTACGAGCCGGTGCCATACCAAGAGTACACAGTCGCCAAGGTGTTCAGCCATCCCTCCTTCAACCCCACCACTTTGCAGTATGACATCACTGTACTGCGACTGTCGACTCCGGTCCCTTTGACGCCTATGACTGGCTCTGTCAATACTATTAACAGAGCATGCTTGCCAGCCTCCAATGCGGCTACTTATACTGGTCAGAG GTGTTGGGTGTCTGGATGGGGTAAAAATATGTTTGGCCTACAAGGGCAATACCAGCAGATTTTGAAGAAAGTAGACGTGCCAATTGTAGACCCAGCAACGTGCCAAACTCAAATGCAAGCGGCACGTCTAGGCCCCAGCTTCGCTCTTGACACCACGTCCTTCATTTGTGCTGGCGGTGAAGCAAACAAGGATGCATGTACA GGTGACGGCGGTTCGGGGCTCGTGTGCCAAGTCAACGGGCAATGGGTGGTGGCCGGGCTGGTGGCCTGGGGACTCGGCTGCGCCAATGCCAACGTGCCCGCCGCCTACGTCAACGTCGCCGCGCTGCTGCCCTGGATACAGACTCAGGTGGCTACCGCTTAG
- the LOC134755837 gene encoding zinc finger protein 423 homolog isoform X2: MESEALGSVGSTAGSSWPSSTPEPSPTTDAVEPGDADAEPPFTLGATEHTPYQCQFCDKAFPRLSYLKKHEQTHSDQMPFRCEFCSRHFKHKRSRDRHVKLHTGDRKYRCPHCESAFSRSDHLKIHMKTHDIQKPFQCTVCNRGYNTAAALTSHMQGHKRDREGRETDRRRALRCPRCGDAFRRTDLLQAHMTSAHGVDVAALTPPRRVASQPPPTLLACIYCTRDTFTSMEQLQLHVRAAHSALLNGETPSDQIVEQPAPTDLSRRAEEPSVKRRRSDSATPQLALSPGTLLCNQCDAALPDFEAFRAHLKGHLEEGGELNRSSPTPCPHCGASFADAAASERHLAAHYLAVSCEYTCHSCARSFPTPDDLQKHLLDLHAHHLYRCSLCKEIFDSKVAIQVHFAVAHSGESKVWVCRSCGGSPLRSEAEGAAHVRARHSAARCACGAVLAGARALRAHAQLHAYRCPAPGCAESFAVQYLLERHMQAHHAVTHQGLNGESTRPKRVENNNTGDGADGACSPCAGGEAGGDERRRKNGAVALQCAYCGERTRSRAELEAHTRAHSGAAAARHKCLICDEILPSAAVLAEHKLTHCKVVAGDTCARCRARLPSEESFLSHMARHHPALPAPCVVCRQTLASEAEARLHARFHLRCSGDEQRCAICLRALPEGEAGAGARACAACYARHAAPRAPPPADHDCRLCRRALGSPTRLQAHLIEHTFAGIGAFTCYLCSAVFTSAAGLQRHLPEHASAPRPYDCARCGLKFFFRAELDNHSFVHLEEAEIAQRAFYEAYARGAASAWAALAPPEPTPASEPDAPVKREPEIKEEKTDEYIEVGSPPPPPPPPPPSPPPAEPVVVKQEKPDED; this comes from the exons ACCCATTCGGATCAAATGCCGTTTCGCTGTGAGTTCTGCTCACGGCACTTCAAGCACAAGAGGTCCCGCGACCGCCACGTGAAGCTGCACACTGGCGACCGCAAGTACCGCTGTCCGCACTGCGAGTCTGCCTTTTCCAGAAG CGATCACCTAAAGATCCACATGAAGACGCACGACATTCAGAAGCCTTTCCAATGCACCGTGTGCAACCGAGGCTACAACACCGCGGCGGCGCTCACGTCACACATGCAGGGCCACAAGCGCGACCGCGAGGGCCGGGAGACTGAccggcggcgcgcacttcgTTGCCCGCGGTGCGGAGACGCTTTCCGCAGGACTGACCTCTTACAG GCTCACATGACCAGCGCCCACGGTGTTGACGTAGCGGCGCTTACTCCCCCGAGACGCGTCGCCTCGCAGCCGCCACCCACGCTCCTCGCCTGCATTTACTGCACACGAGACACCTTCACAAGCATGGAGCAGTTGCAATTACACGTTCGAGCCGCTCATTCAGCATTACTTAATGGCGAAACCCCGTCAGATCAGATCGTCGAGCAACCCGCGCCTACTGATCTTAGCAGAAGGGCTGAAGAACCGTCGGTCAAGCGTCGACGCTCGGATTCTGCAACGCCCCAACTAGCTTTGTCGCCAGGAACTCTTCTCTGCAATCAATGCGACGCGGCCCTGCCTGACTTTGAAGCGTTTCGCGCACATTTGAAAGGTCACCTTGAGGAGGGCGGGGAGCTGAATCGATCCAGCCCAACGCCATGCCCCCACTGCGGGGCCTCTTTCGCTGATGCGGCGGCCTCGGAGCGTCATCTCGCCGCACACTATCTGGCAGTGTCCTGCGAATACACGTGCCACAGCTGCGCGCGCAGTTTTCCTACGCCGGACGATTTGCAAAAGCATCTACTTGATCTGCACGCTCATCACCTTTACCGCTGTTCTCTTTGCAAGGAAATCTTCGACTCGAAAGTAGCCATTCAGGTGCACTTTGCCGTGGCGCACAGCGGCGAGAGCAAAGTATGGGTGTGCCGGTCATGCGGCGGCTCGCCACTGCGCTCGGAGGCGGAGGGCGCGGCGCACGTGCGTGCGCggcacagcgcggcgcgctgcgcgtGTGGCGCCGTGCTGGCCGGTGCACGCGCGCTGCGGGCACACGCGCAGCTGCACGCCTACCGCTGCCCCGCGCCCGGCTGCGCTGAGTCCTTCGCCGTGCAGTACCTGCTCGAGAGGCATATGCAGGCGCACCACGCCGTCACACACCAG ggTTTGAACGGCGAAAGCACGCGACCAAAGCGAGTGGAAAACAACAACACTGGCGACGGCGCGGACGGCGCTTGCTCGCCGTGCGCCGGGGGCGAGGCTGGCGGCGACGAGCGCCGCCGCAAAAACGGCGCCGTCGCGCTGCAGTGCGCCTACTGCGGCGAGCGCACGCGGTCCCGCGCCGAGCTTGAGGCGCACACGCGCGCCCACtcgggcgccgccgccgccaggcACAAGTGCCTCATCTGCGACGAGATCCTGCCCTCCGCTGCTGTGCTCGCCGAGCACAAACTCACGCATTGCAAG GTGGTAGCGGGTGACACGTGCGCTCGATGTCGCGCGAGACTGCCGTCCGAGGAATCTTTCCTGAGCCATATGGCGCGCCACCACCCTGCGCTGCCCGCGCCCTGCGTCGTGTGCCGCCAGACGCTCGCTTCTGAGGCCGAGGCGCGCCTGCACGCGCGTTTCCACCTGCGCTGCTCTGGCGATGAACAGCGCTGCGCTATTTGTCTACGCGCGCTGCCCGAGGGCGAGGCCGGCGCCGGAGCGCGCGCGTGCGCCGCGTGCTACGCGCGCCACGCAGCGCCGCGCGCTCCTCCGCCCGCCGACCACGACTGTCGCCTCTGCCGTCGTGCCCTCGGTTCGCCCACACGTCTGCAAGCCCACCTCATTGAGCACACGTTCGCAGGCATCGGCGCATTCACCTGCTACCTTTGTTCCGCCGTATTCACGAGCGCGGCCGGCCTGCAACGTCACCTACCCGagcacgcgtccgcgccgcgtccCTACGactgcgcgcgctgcggcctCAAGTTTTTCTTCCGCGCGGAGCTCGACAACCATTCGTTCGTGCATCTCGAGGAGGCAGAAATAGCGCAACGAGCGTTCTATGAGGCGTACGCGCGCGGCGCGGCCTCGGCGTGGGCCGCGCTGGCCCCGCCGGAGCCGACGCCCGCCTCCGAGCCGGACGCGCCCGTCAAGCGCGAGCCAGAGATAAAGGAGGAGAAGACGGACGAGTACATCGAGGTgggctcgccgccgccgccgccgccaccgccgcccccctcgccgccgccggccgagCCCGTCGTCGTGAAGCAGGAAAAGCCCGACGAAGACTGA
- the LOC134755822 gene encoding inactive CLIP domain-containing serine protease A28 isoform X1 has protein sequence MCLWLLTACLGMLPTNSPPTNVIVVGAPPPPILVPTTTTTTTASPNVTGPPPPPMNMTGGPPMNMTNGGGGGGGGGGGGGGGPPTIAPTVPPATIGGVLLPVILCDNPDIVCIINLDETAAGMPSIDPRLGTTPAPSAALQVPPIIGYSAQVPSYNTAVRFPRERRSIKLNTISTNKLDRLGMVNTAGHRIRKRQAGCRCVAAGTCTNNGTNAGAGLIDIRIVTPGGGSGTTCPTGQVLCCGTSTTVIACGTLQTVPATAITPAAGQANFGEYPWQALILTKQNDYIAGGVLIDQFNVLTVTHRLSTYVVSGTAPNVKVRLGDWDAAGTYEPVPYQEYTVAKVFSHPSFNPTTLQYDITVLRLSTPVPLTPMTGSVNTINRACLPASNAATYTGQRCWVSGWGKNMFGLQGQYQQILKKVDVPIVDPATCQTQMQAARLGPSFALDTTSFICAGGEANKDACTGDGGSGLVCQVNGQWVVAGLVAWGLGCANANVPAAYVNVAALLPWIQTQVATA, from the exons ATGTGTTTGTGGCTTTTGACTGCATGTTTGGGTATGCTGCCCACCAACTCGCCCCCTACAAACGTCATTGTTGTGGGAGCTCCTCCGCCTCCTATACTTGTGCCTACAACGACAACAACAACCACAGCGAGCCCTAATGTGACCGGACCTCCTCCTCCTCCAATGAACATGACTGGAGGACCTCCGATGAACATGACAAAtggcggtggtggtggtggcggtggtggtggtggtggtggtggtggtccgCCCACCATCGCTCCTACAGTTCCGCCGGCAACAATAGGTGGAGTACTTTTACCTGTTATTCTTTGCGACAACCCTGATATTGTTTGTATCATTAATCTTGACGAAACCGCTGCAGGCATGCCGTCGATCGATCCGCGACTTGGCACCACCCCAGCGCCGTCGGCGGCGTTGCAGGTGCCACCGATTATAGGATACAGTGCTCAAGTGCCGTCTTACAACACCGCTGTGAGATTCCCGAGGGAGCGAAGGAGTATTAAATTAAACACGATTTCTACCAATAAATTGGACAGATTAGGCATGGTGAATACTGCCGGTCATCGAATTCGCAAAAGACAAGCAGGTTGTAGGTGCGTAGCAGCAGGCACTTGCACCAATAATGGAACTAATGCTGGAGCCGGTTTGATTGATATTAGAATTGTAACTCCG GGAGGTGGATCAGGAACGACTTGTCCTACCGGGCAAGTACTCTGTTGTGGCACCTCGACTACAGTGATAGCATGCGGCACTTTGCAGACAGTACCCGCCACAGCGATCACTCCAGCCGCTGGTCAGGCCAATTTCGGAGAATATCCATGGCAG GCactaattttaacaaaacagaACGATTACATCGCTGGAGGTGTGCTAATTGATCAGTTCAATGTTTTAACAGTGACTCACCGACTATCTACATACGT TGTATCAGGCACAGCTCCTAACGTCAAGGTGCGTTTGGGTGACTGGGACGCCGCCGGGACCTACGAGCCGGTGCCATACCAAGAGTACACAGTCGCCAAGGTGTTCAGCCATCCCTCCTTCAACCCCACCACTTTGCAGTATGACATCACTGTACTGCGACTGTCGACTCCGGTCCCTTTGACGCCTATGACTGGCTCTGTCAATACTATTAACAGAGCATGCTTGCCAGCCTCCAATGCGGCTACTTATACTGGTCAGAG GTGTTGGGTGTCTGGATGGGGTAAAAATATGTTTGGCCTACAAGGGCAATACCAGCAGATTTTGAAGAAAGTAGACGTGCCAATTGTAGACCCAGCAACGTGCCAAACTCAAATGCAAGCGGCACGTCTAGGCCCCAGCTTCGCTCTTGACACCACGTCCTTCATTTGTGCTGGCGGTGAAGCAAACAAGGATGCATGTACA GGTGACGGCGGTTCGGGGCTCGTGTGCCAAGTCAACGGGCAATGGGTGGTGGCCGGGCTGGTGGCCTGGGGACTCGGCTGCGCCAATGCCAACGTGCCCGCCGCCTACGTCAACGTCGCCGCGCTGCTGCCCTGGATACAGACTCAGGTGGCTACCGCTTAG